A genomic segment from Colletotrichum higginsianum IMI 349063 chromosome 5, whole genome shotgun sequence encodes:
- a CDS encoding Immunoglobulin a1 protease, which yields MVTTTTSFGSDDPTIVPIIVPIGKPPVICWGCVTFPANVQFKLPEFCVQILGFRVGNCPDDNSENKNGKEKENENEERTKTTTTTTSCSTTVTATYASVFCTVTLDLDQPERRRRDEGCSTLEYETKTACETITGATTTTATTVKPEPTIFSPGTCGEGACPIGKKVLAKRAPPGPKSQPNAHSWFGPEHYTNKFEFMRGETYKAYQDPSSSVNLQMEGTEEFSTGKWAAFGDDLTTVAVAGLWGCTSVIAVSKRGVWVSHFWERRPDLVLATLGDLTGGVPDFIDEGLGMFRGKAGPNGNMFDDDAEPQVFIVTRKERPTDMFLQGAPGDVALLALIRAELDVWWRRGSNHGPQREMTYDPIIPEGHAPNDPRYPGDPEFFLFRGKAMIQYQPAIACGGGGSMKIAREAGYRVWVEAEKLRDGEKNWKPSGNEQIRTLSKRQESCPVNGNPGGDNPGGLDGEDDDNTPPPKKACSSNADCSGPWCTGGGMTSFCDAGVCGCQTSKTPPPPPRKQCSSSSGCSGPECTGGRSQYLCEEGFCVCKAPQDPSICTTAKTCGYLDCNSRQDKACADGRCKCVEKTCSNVDACGFLRCSGSQEKACTGGRCSCKDRQAPAFVSGLCNTHIRIYGSEKRFSASIIVYDGSGAELYRNPNINTEYSWGETIMLNTGKLPYALKYEFLDKWLGSTKKRDHPPSLIGPNPLRYQTYSVRITAGNTIWSTMDEDKARKMVPRCEVGNWDTHGTWDPSEIVADFIDAILGQGGKVPTRDMDCRWRC from the exons ATGGTCACCACAACGACGTCCTTTGGCAGCGATGATCCTACAATCGTCCCCATCATTGTGCCCATCGGCAAACCGCCTGTCATCTGCTGGGGCTGTGTAACCTTTCCCGCAAACGTCCAGTTCAAGCTTCCCGAGTTTTGTGTTCAGATCTTGGGCTTCAGGGTCGGCAACTGTCCTGATGACAACAGCGAGAACAAGAatgggaaagaaaaagaaaacgaGAATGAAGAAAGGACAAAAACAACAACTACCACAACAAGCTGCTCCACAACGGTCACAGCCACCTATGCCAGTGTCTTCTGCACGGTAACTCTTGATCTAGACCAGCCTGAGAGACGCAGGCGGGACGAGGGCTGCTCAACTCTCGAGTACGAAACCAAGACCGCCTGCGAAACGATCACGGGGGCCacgacaacaacagcaactaCCGTGAAGCCAGAGCCAACTATTTTCTCTCCAGGAACATGCGGCGAGGGTGCATGTCCGATTGGGAAGAAGGTGCTTGCGAAGAGGGCGCCACCCGGGCCAAAGAGTCAACCCAACGCACATTCTTGGTTTGGACCAGAACATTATACCAACAAGTTTGAATTTATGAGAGGAG AAACCTACAAGGCATATCAAGATCCCTCTTCTAGCGTGAATCTTCAAATGGAAGGAACCGAGGAATTTTCCACTGGAAAGTGGGCGGCATTTGGCGATGACCTAACGACTGTGGCCGTCGCAGGACTCTGGGGCTGTACATCAGTCATTGCCGTTTCCAAAAGGGGCGTATGGGTTTCCCATTTCTGGGAGCGTCGGCCTGATCTAGTGCTGGCCACGCTTGGAGATCTTACAGGCGGCGTGCCTGACTTCATCGACGAAGGGCTTGGCATGTTCCGTGGCAAGGCCGGCCCTAACGGGAACATgtttgatgatgatgctgagCCACAGGTCTTCATTGTTACCCGAAAAGAGCGGCCCACCGACATGTTTCTTCAAGGTGCACCAGGCGATGTCGCGCTCTTGGCACTCATCAGGGCCGAGCTCGATGTGTGGTGGCGGAGAGGATCGAATCACGGACCGCAGCGGGAGATGACCTACGACCCAATCATCCCAGAAGGGCATGCGCCAAATGATCCCCGATACCCAGGAGACCCGGAGTTCTTCTTGTTCCGGGGAAAGGCTATGATCCAGTATCAACCAGCTATCGCctgcggcgggggcggcTCGATGAAAATCGCAAGAGAAGCTGGGTATCGAGTTTGGGTGGAGGCAGAGAAACTCAGAGATGGCGAGAAGAACTGGAAGCCTTCCGGCAACGAGCAGATCAGGACCCTCTCGAAGCGGCAAGAGAGCTGCCCAGTCAACGGCAACCCGGGCGGTGACAATCCTGGCGGTCTGGATGGCGAAGATGACGACAATACCCCACCACCCAAGAAGGCTTGCTCCTCCAACGCAGACTGCTCCGGCCCTTGGTGTACAGGTGGCGGTATGACAAGCTTCTGTGATGCAGGCGTGTGCGGTTGCCAAACATCAAAgacgcctcctcctcctccaagaaAGCAGTGTTCTTCTAGCTCAGGCTGCTCCGGCCCCGAGTGTACGGGGGGCAGGTCCCAGTACTTATGCGAGGAGGGATTCTGCGTCTGCAAGGCGCCCCAGGATCCCAGCATCTGCACAACCGCGAAGACGTGCGGCTACCTCGATTGCAACTCGAGACAGGATAAGGCCTGCGCCGACGGAAGGTGCAAGTGCGTGGAGAAGACTTGCTCAAACGTTGATGCCTGCGGGTTCCTCAGATGCTCTGGTTCCCAGGAGAAGGCTTGCACCGGCGGCAGATGCAGCTGCAAAGATAGACAGGCACCGGCGTTCGTATCCGGCCTCTGCAACACTCACATCAGGATATACGGCAGCGAAAAGCGCTTTTCTGCCAGTATAATCGTATACGACGGCTCGGGGGCTGAGCTTTACCGGAATCCTAATATCAACACGGAGTACTCG TGGGGCGAAACCATCATGCTGAACACCGGCAAGCTTCCCTACGCGCTCAAATACGAGTTCCTCGACAAGTGGCTCGGTAGCACCAAGAAGCGCGACCATCCGCCGAGCTTGATCGGACCTAATCCCCTCAGGTATCAGACCTACAGCGTCAGAATCACGGCGGGTAACACGATTTGGAGCACcatggacgaggacaaggccagGAAGATGGTGCCGAGGTGTGAGGTTGGCAACTGGGACACTCATGGCACTTGGGACCCAAGCGAGATCGTCGCCGATTTCATTGACGCTATTCTGGGCCAGGGAGGAAAGGTACCA ACAAGGGACATGGATTGTCGATGGCGGTGTTGA
- a CDS encoding Calcineurin-like phosphoesterase — MAFPAPARPRRAVVCFASLFILTTIFLAATRMASSLEFALRRRPTTQEAPKRSPADAPMSYGSAARPAFTDLSVQIATLPEQHLPSRANPGHRLVIVGDVHGMRASLDKLLEELRFDTSRGDHLVLAGDMINKGPDSRGVIDLAMRLGASAVRGNHEDRVLLAHRSMQTTHVADEDAHGNPVTKREEGAEAEEHKTEEPKTEEPKTEEPKTEDPKPEDHKTEDPEKEDPKKEDPTPEPESADDKAAATAPEAPEEPEEPEQDDLEPTIFPHGDSRERATARALSRKHRDWLSTLPVILDVGSVEGLGNLVVVHAGLVPGLPLRQQDPWAVMNMRGLVYPREELRRQEARRVLEDYRKIHTAAPDVTETMVEREHERRRKPGDRGLAIPTDRHDGASSWPRAWNALQRGLPEAEPRTAVAYGHDSKRGLSIDKYTFGLDSGCVNGGELSALVIEATAEGVTHAVKSVKCDKDGAKGRKKHKKSEKKKKETTADEEAQS, encoded by the coding sequence ATGGCATTCCCAGCGCCGgcccgcccgcgccgcgccgtcgtctgctTCGCCTCTCTCTTCATCCTTACCACgatcttcctcgccgccacccgCATGGCCTCCTCCCTCGAGTTCgcccttcgccgccgtcccacGACCCAGGAGGCCCCGAAGCGCTCCCCTGCCGACGCACCCATGTCCTACGGCTCCGCCGCCAGGCCGGCTTTCACCGACCTATCGGTCCAGATCGCCACCTTGCCCGAGCAACACCTGCCCTCGCGCGCGAACCCGGGCCACcgcctcgtcatcgtcggcgacgtccaCGGCATGCGCGCCTCGCTCGACAAGttgctcgaggagctgcgctTCGACACCTCGCGCGGCGACCACCTCGTGCTCGCCGGCGACATGATCAACAAGGGCCCCGACTCGAGGGGCGTCATCGACCTCGCCATGCGTCTcggcgcctccgccgtcCGGGGAAACCACGAGGACCGCGTGCTGCTGGCCCACCGCAGCATGCAGACGACGCACGTCGCCGATGAGGACGCCCACGGGAATCCCGTCAccaagagggaggagggagccGAGGCAGAGGAGCACAAGACGGAAGAACCCAAGACGGAAGAGCCCAAGACGGAAGAACCCAAGACGGAAGACCCGAAGCCAGAAGATCACAAGACAGAGGATCCCGAGAAGGAAGACCCGAAGAAAGAAGACCCGACACCCGAACCTGAGTCTGCCGACGACaaagccgccgccaccgccccCGAGGCCCCCGAGGAGCCCGAAGAGCCCGAGCaggacgacctcgagccCACCATCTTCCCCCACGGCGACTCCCGCGAGCGCGCCACCGCCCGCGCCCTCTCGCGCAAGCACCGCGACTGGCTCTCCACCCTCCCCGTGATCCTGGACGTCGGCtccgtcgagggcctcggcaacctcgtcgtcgtccacgccggcctcgtccccGGCCTCCCCTTGCGCCAGCAGGACCCGTGGGCCGTCATGAACATGCGCGGCCTCGTCTACCCGCGCGAGGAGCTCCGCCGCCAAGAGGCCCGCCGCGTTCTCGAGGACTACCGCAAGATCCacaccgccgcccccgacGTCACCGAGACCATGGTCGAGCGCGAGCACGAGCGCCGCCGCAAGCCCGGCGACCGCGGCCTCGCCATCCCCACCGACCGCCACGACGGCGCGAGCTCCTGGCCCCGCGCCTGGAACGCCCTCCAGCGGGGCCtgcccgaggccgagccccgcaccgccgtcgcctacGGCCACGACTCCAAGAGGGGCCTCAGCATCGACAAGTACAccttcggcctcgactcGGGCTgcgtcaacggcggcgagctcaGCGCGCTCGTCATCGAGGCcacggccgagggcgtcacgCACGCCGTCAAGAGCGTCAAGTGCGACAAGGACGGGGCcaaggggaggaagaagcacaagaagagcgagaagaagaagaaggagacgacggcggacgaggaggctCAGTCATAG
- a CDS encoding Transaldolase, whose amino-acid sequence MSTSLDQLKATGTVVVSDSGDFASIAKYKPQDATTNPSLILAASKKPEYAKLIDEAVAYAKKKGGSVDDQVDAALDSLLVEFGKEILKVVPGKVSTEVDARFSFDTKASVDKALHIIELYKEQGISKDRVLIKIASTWEGIKAAEILQRDHGINTNLTLMFSITQAIAAAEAGAYLISPFVGRILDWYKAAHKKEYTKEEDPGVKSVGTIFNYYKKFGYNTIVMGASFRNIGEITELAGCDYLTISPNLLEELLNSDAPVPKKLDAAAAASLNLEKKSYINDEPLFRFDFNEEQMAVEKLREGISKFAADAVTLKDIIKAKVQA is encoded by the exons aTGTCTACCTCCCTCGACCAGCTCAAGgccaccggcaccgtcgtTGTCAGCGACTCCGGTGACTTCGCCT CCATCGCCAAGTACAAGCCCCAGGATGCTACCACCAACCCCtccctcatcctcgccgcctccaagaAGCCCGAGTACGCCAAGCTGAttgacgaggccgtcgcctacgccaagaagaagggcggctCCGTCGATGACCAGGTCGACGCTGCCCTCGActctctcctcgtcgagttcgGCAAGGAGATTCTCAAGGTCGTCCCCGGCAAGGTTTCCACCGAGGTTGACGCCCGCTTCTCCTTCGACACCAAGGCCTCCGTCGACAAGGCCCTGCACATCATTGAG CTTTACAAGGAGCAGGGTATCTCCAAGGACCGTGTCCTGATCAAGATCGCCTCCACCTGGGAGGGTATCAAGGCCGCTGAGATCCTCCAGCGCGACCAcggcatcaacaccaacctGACCCTCATGTTCTCCATCAcccaggccatcgccgccgccgaggccggtgCCTACCTTATCTCCCCCTTCGTCGGCCGCATCCTCGACTGGTACAAGGCCGCCCACAAGAAGGAGTacaccaaggaggaggacccCGGTGTCAAGTCCGTCGGTACCATCTTCAACTACTACAAGAAGTTCGGCTACAACACCATCGTCATGGGTGCCTCTTTCCGCAACATTGGCGAGATCACTGAGCTTGCCGGCTGCGACTACCTCACCATCTCC CCCAACTTGCTTGAGGAGCTCCTCAACTCCGACGCTCCCGTCCCCAAGAAGCttgacgctgccgccgccgccagcctcaacctcgagaagaagtcgTACATCAACGATGAGCCCCTCTTCCGCTTCGACTTCAACGAGGAGCAgatggccgtcgagaagcttcGCGAGGGTATCTCCAAGttcgccgccgatgccgttACCCTCAAGGACATTatcaaggccaaggtccaGGCATAA
- a CDS encoding Tudor domain-containing protein has product MSKPFFAKVKSVLSGDTLILTAPNNPKAEKTFSLAYVGAPRLNKEGDEPFAFQSREYLRELVVGKQIQCTVAYTVPSGREFGTALLSKDGPSLPDEAVKAGWLKVREDAGRKEDDETILQRLDNLRNLETEAKNAGKGLWSDKGGHIEVQNDLGGPQFMNEWKGKTVDGIVERVLSGDRLLVRLLLSDKKHVQVMTLLAGIRTPTTERTIQSTGQTQPAEEFGNEAKSFVEERLLQRRIKVDIVGASAQGQLVAAIIHPNGNKNIAEFLLSEGLARCNDFHSTMLGEKMASLRAAEKTAQSKKLRLHQHHVAKADASASDMVVAKVIGADTIIVRNKAGTNEKRINFSSVRGPRTNEPSEAPYKDEAKEFLRKKIIGKHVRISIDGSKPAADNFEAREVATVTEKGKNIGLLLVEEGYASVIRHRKDDTDRSPNYDELLAAQEKAKEDKKGIWSGKAPKIKQFVDVSESQQKAKIQLGTLSRQKKVPAVVDFVKSGSRFTLLIPREGVKLTLVLGGIRAPRAPGPRGEKGEEFGQEAIDLANRRCNQRDVEVDIYDIDKVGGFIGDLYINRENFAKLLVEEGLASVHAYSAEKSGNATELFAAERKAKEGRKGLWHSWDPSQEEDDESAPVESATNDTPEAYENKPKDYRDVVITNIDGNGKIKIQEIGKGTAALTTLMNDFKKFHLDSKNSKPVGDAPKAGDYVAAQFSADGQWYRGRIRSNDRAAKVAEVVYIDYGNSEKQPWSKLRPLDQPQFTTQKLKAQAIDASLSFLQLPTAPEYFSESIGFIAELTEGKELVASFDHVDNKEGVSYITLFDYNASDKKPGPNDSINKEIVANGQAMVPKKLKAWERSSQHAAYLKHLKEVEAKAKEERLGMWEYGDITED; this is encoded by the coding sequence ATGTCGAAGCCCTTCTTCGCCAAGGTCAAGAGCGTGCTGAGCGGCGACACCCTCATCTTGACCGCTCCCAACAACCCGAAAGCCGAAAAGACCTTCTCCCTCGCATATGTTGGCGCCCCCCGGCTGAAcaaggagggcgacgagCCCTTTGCTTTCCAGTCGAGAGAATATCTCAGAGAACTCGTTGTTGGCAAGCAAATTCAATGCACAGTAGCTTACACCGTACCTTCCGGCCGTGAGTTCGGCACTGCTCTGCTCTCCAAGGACGGCCCCTCTCTACCCGACGAAGCTGTCAAGGCCGGATGGCTCAAGGTCAGGGAAGATGCCGGCCGaaaggaggacgacgagaccaTTCTGCAGCGTCTTGACAACCTGCGCAACTTGGAGACCGAGGCCAAGAACGCCGGCAAGGGTCTGTGGTCCGACAAGGGCGGCCACATTGAGGTCCAGAATGACCTCGGCGGCCCCCAGTTCATGAACGAGTGGAAGGGCAAGACCGTGGATGGAATTGTTGAGCGGGTCCTCAGTGGCGATCGCCTGCTCGTGCGACTTCTGCTTTCGGATAAGAAGCACGTGCAGGTCATGACGCTTCTTGCCGGAATTCGCACCCCGACCACCGAGCGAACGATACAGTCCACCGGTCAGACCCAGCCTGCCGAAGAGTTCGGAAACGAGGCCAAGTCATTCGTCGAGGAGAGACTGTTGCAGCGCCGCATAAAGGTTGACATCGTTGGCGCCAGCGCTCAGGGGCAGCTGGTCGCGGCCATCATCCACCCCAATGGCAACAAGAACATCGCCGAGTTCCTCCTGTCCGAGGGTCTGGCGAGATGCAACGACTTCCACTCCACCATGCTCGGCGAGAAGATGGCTAGCCTTCGTGCTGCTGAGAAGACGGCCCAGAGCAAGAAGCTGCGCCTGCACCAGCACCACGTTGCCAAGGCCGATGCCTCAGCTTCCGACATGGTTGTTGCCAAGGTCATTGGCGCGGACACCATCATCGTCCGCAACAAGGCCGGTACCAACGAGAAGAGAATCAACTTCAGCAGTGTCCGTGGTCCCCGCACCAACGAGCCGTCCGAAGCCCCTTACAAGGACGAGGCGAAGGAGTTCCTGCGTAAGAAGATCATTGGAAAACACGTCCGCATCAGCATCGACGGCTCCAAGCCCGCTGCCGACAATTTTGAAGCTCGTGAGGTCGCTACGGTGACTGAGAAGGGCAAGAACATTGGTCTGCTTCTGGTCGAGGAAGGCTACGCTTCCGTGATCCGTCACCGCAAGGACGACACTGATCGCTCGCCCAACTACGATGAGCTGCTCGCTGCCCaggagaaggccaaggaggacaagaaggGTATCTGGTCTGGCAAGGCCCCCAAGATCAAGCAGTTCGTCGACGTTTCCGAGTCTCAACAAAAGGCCAAGATCCAGCTTGGCACCCTGTCAAGACAAAAGAAGGTGCCCGCTGTTGTCGACTTTGTCAAGTCCGGATCGCGTTTCACGCTTTTGATTCCTCGCGAGGGCGTCAAGCTCACCCTGGTTTTGGGCGGTATTCGCGCTCCTCGTGCCCCCGGTCCCCGCGGCGAGAAGGGTGAGGAGTTTGGCCAGGAGGCCATCGATCTCGCCAACCGCCGCTGCAACCAACGCGATGTCGAGGTTGACATTTACGACATTGACAAGGTTGGTGGATTCATCGGTGACTTGTACATCAACCGTGAGAACTTCGCCAAGCTGCTTGTCGAGGAGGGTCTTGCCTCGGTCCATGCATACTCGGCCGAGAAGTCCGGCAACGCTACTGAGCTGTTTGCCGCCGAGaggaaggccaaggagggccGCAAGGGTCTGTGGCACAGCTGGGACCCGTCacaagaggaggacgatgagtCTGCGCCCGTTGAGAGTGCGACCAACGACACACCAGAGGCTTACGAGAACAAGCCCAAGGACTACCGGGACGTCGTCATCACCAACATCGATGGCAACGGCAAGATCAAGATCCAGGAAATCGGCAAGGGCACTGCTGCGTTGACAACGCTCATGAACGATTTCAAGAAGTTCCACCTGGACTCAAAGAACAGCAAACCTGTTGGTGACGCGCCCAAGGCCGGTGACTACGTCGCCGCGCAATTCTCGGCCGACGGGCAGTGGTACAGAGGTCGCATCCGCTCCAACGACCGCGCGGCCAAGGTAGCCGAGGTCGTCTACATCGACTACGGCAACTCGGAGAAGCAGCCCTGGTCCAAGCTGAGGCCCCTGGACCAGCCTCAGTTCACAACACAGAAGCTGAAGGCGCAGGCCATCGATGCCTCGTTGTCGTTCCTGCAGCTGCCCACGGCGCCGGAATACTTCTCGGAGTCGATTGGCTTCATCGCCGAGCTGACGGAGGGCAAGGAGCTGGTGGCCAGCTTCGACCATGTCGATAACAAGGAGGGTGTCAGCTACATTACGCTGTTCGACTACAACGCGAGCGACAAGAAGCCGGGCCCGAACGACTCGATCAACAAAGAGATTGTTGCCAATGGCCAGGCCATGGTTCCtaagaagctcaaggcctGGGAACGCAGCAGCCAGCACGCTGCTTACCTGAAGCACCTgaaggaggtcgaggccaaggccaaggaggagagaCTCGGCATGTGGGAGTACGGCGACATCACCGAGGATTGA
- a CDS encoding Superoxide dismutase [Cu-Zn]: MVKAVAVVRGDSKVTGSVVFEQESESAPTKITWDITGNDANAKRGMHIHTFGDNTNGCTSAGPHFNPHNKGHGAPEDEDRHVGDLGNIETDAQGNSKGTVTDKHVKLIGPESVIGRTVVVHGGTDDLGKGQNEESKKTGNAGPRPACGVIGISN, translated from the exons ATGGTCAAGGCTG TCGCTGTCGTCCGTGGTGACTCTAAGGTCAccggctccgtcgtcttcgagcaGGAGTCCGAGTCCGCTCCCACCAAGATCACCTGGGACATCACTGGTAacgacgccaacgccaagcGTGGCATGCACATCCACACCTTTGGTGACAACACCAACGGCTGCACCTCTGCCGGTCCTCACT TCAACCCCCACAACAAGGGCCATGGCGctcccgaggacgaggaccgcCACGTTGGTGACCTCGGCAACATCGAGACCGATGCCCAGGGCAACTCCAAGGGCACCGTTACCGACAAGCACGTCAAGCTGATCGGTCCCGAGAGCGTCATCGGccgcaccgtcgtcgtccacggCGGCACCGATGACCTCGGCAAGGGCCAGAACGAGGAGTCCAAGAAGACTGGCAACGCCGGTCCCCGCCCCGCCTGCG GTGTCATTGGCATCTCCAACTAA